AGCGATGGTCTCTGGTCATGCGCCAAATCTTGCCCTTTGTAAAATCAGACACGTACATGTTGCCCCATTGATCGAAATCCACTCCGCTCAGATTTTGAAAGCGACTGGTAAAAAATCCGTTTGATTCGAGTTCGCTCAGTTGTCCGTCAGGCGTGATCTCGAGGATTTTCCCCTTCTCCCAACTCACGACGATCAAATGGTTCGTCTTGGGATGGATCGCGATTCCAGCGGGACCGGCCAATCGGTCATCGTGAATCAGCAGGTCGACCCGATGATTCTCTGATGGGGTGATACGGTAAATCGAATTGGCCGTCTGGTCCGAAGCGTAGAGGAAGCCGGTCGGTGACACGGCAACGTCGGTCAGCGAAACCTGTCCGTGGGACCGCGACGGAAACGAGACGGTGGTCAAAAGTTTTCCGGTCGTCTTATCGAAGCCTTTCAGCTGATCAAGATCCGCGATGTAGAGCATTGACCCAATCAAGGCCATTCCCTTCGGGGCGTGTAGAAGCACATCCGAGACACCGCCTTGGATAAACTTGAGATTGGTGATCTTGCCTTCCGTGTCGAGTTTCGTGATGAAGCCGTTGTTGTCCCTGGCGTCCGGCTCGCCGTTGATGTTGGAAATGAAATAGTCCTTGCCGGACGGGTCGCCGACAAAGCTATTCGGTGACTCCAAACCGATGATTTGCGCGGCTTCGCTGTGAGCCGTCAAGCCCAGCGCGAGGATCGTAACCAGTAATAAATGACGATTGAATATGACGAGCAAAGGCGGGTCGTCCAGGTTGTGAGCAGGGGTGATCGTACCGGAGGAGCAAAGAGCGTGTCAAGAAAGAGCGCTGCAGGATAAAGGCAGGGAAGGGCGCCGGCAAAGCGTTGACTTGCCTAAAATTCCCCTGCTAAGTTGCGGGAATTAATCTAGCCGAATGGGTAGAGGAGGGGACCGTGGCCGCACAATTGATTGATGGAAAAGGGCTCGCTCAGCAAGTACGTGATCGCCTGGCAAGAGAATCAGCGGAGCTGTTCGCCAAAAAATCGATGAAACCTGGTCTTGCGACCATTTTGGTGGGCGATGATCCCGCCTCGCATGTGTATGTACGAAACAAACAAAAGGCCTGCGAATTGGCAGGCATCTACGTTGACGATTACAAACTCCCGGCGAACACGACGCAGGCCGAGTTGTTGGCGCTGATCGATAAAAAGAATGCCGACCCCAAAATCCATGGAATTCTTGTTCAG
This genomic window from Candidatus Nitrospira nitrificans contains:
- a CDS encoding NHL repeat-containing protein codes for the protein MLVIFNRHLLLVTILALGLTAHSEAAQIIGLESPNSFVGDPSGKDYFISNINGEPDARDNNGFITKLDTEGKITNLKFIQGGVSDVLLHAPKGMALIGSMLYIADLDQLKGFDKTTGKLLTTVSFPSRSHGQVSLTDVAVSPTGFLYASDQTANSIYRITPSENHRVDLLIHDDRLAGPAGIAIHPKTNHLIVVSWEKGKILEITPDGQLSELESNGFFTSRFQNLSGVDFDQWGNMYVSDFTKGKIWRMTRDHRFQVIAEYLPAPADIGIDRANNLILVPYHYMHAAEMNGLETPSGSKPKDGKRTLADYGFIPPPPKPGPEGTKK